A window of Kribbella amoyensis contains these coding sequences:
- a CDS encoding AI-2E family transporter: protein MTPAGDDNSSPTEGSAGTRTVDTAEEAARTAEAAAEAAERAAEHADESAEDAGDAAQRAGAAAEQADLADASAEQSARRAASAEAAARQVDGVGELQQTPVGDLLIDERHPSEGMGAPGPPLRRSNPFVFGFFAALGVLVAWGLWNALGQAKSVIILLVVSMFIAVGLNPLVEWFMRRGLRRGFAVGVVFLLMILAVAGVGFAIVPVVSEQINNLIENAPDWLNLLNNSKTVNDLDNRYHFIQKATEYVQDPALAQRAFGGILGVGKVVANALFNTFTILILTLYFLASLPSVKRAAYSLVPATRRPRVSILGDQVLSRVGGYVSGQFLVALCAGVFMFIFLEIVGLRDYAVALAIVVMFTAFIPMVGGLIGCVIITAIGFTDGLWVGIACLAYGVIYQQVENYVIAPRIMRRAVDIPGAVTVVAALLGGALLGVVGALLAIPSAAALLLIIREVWVRKADAS from the coding sequence GTGACGCCAGCCGGCGACGACAACTCAAGCCCCACCGAGGGCAGCGCAGGAACCAGAACCGTCGACACCGCCGAGGAGGCCGCCCGCACGGCGGAAGCAGCGGCGGAGGCGGCCGAACGCGCCGCGGAGCACGCCGACGAGTCGGCGGAGGATGCGGGCGACGCGGCCCAGCGGGCCGGCGCGGCGGCGGAGCAGGCTGATCTCGCCGATGCGTCGGCGGAGCAGTCGGCGCGGCGGGCCGCTTCGGCGGAGGCTGCTGCTCGGCAGGTGGACGGGGTCGGGGAGCTGCAGCAGACGCCGGTCGGTGATCTGCTGATCGACGAGCGGCATCCGTCCGAGGGGATGGGGGCTCCTGGTCCGCCGTTGCGGCGGTCGAACCCGTTCGTGTTCGGGTTCTTCGCGGCGCTGGGCGTCCTGGTCGCGTGGGGCCTGTGGAACGCGCTCGGCCAGGCGAAGTCGGTCATCATCCTGCTGGTCGTGTCGATGTTCATCGCGGTCGGTCTGAACCCGCTGGTCGAGTGGTTCATGCGTCGCGGTCTGCGCCGTGGGTTCGCGGTCGGTGTGGTGTTCCTGCTGATGATCCTCGCGGTGGCCGGCGTCGGCTTCGCGATCGTGCCGGTGGTCAGCGAGCAGATCAACAACCTGATCGAGAACGCGCCCGACTGGCTGAACCTGCTGAACAACTCCAAGACCGTCAACGACCTGGACAACCGGTACCACTTCATCCAGAAGGCGACCGAGTACGTCCAGGACCCGGCGCTGGCGCAACGCGCCTTCGGCGGCATCCTCGGCGTCGGCAAGGTGGTCGCGAACGCGCTGTTCAACACGTTCACGATCCTGATCCTGACGCTGTACTTCCTGGCCTCGCTGCCGAGCGTCAAGCGGGCCGCGTACAGCCTGGTCCCGGCCACCCGGCGGCCGCGGGTCTCGATCCTCGGCGACCAGGTGCTCAGCCGGGTCGGCGGGTACGTCAGCGGTCAGTTCCTGGTCGCGCTGTGCGCCGGCGTCTTCATGTTCATCTTCCTGGAGATCGTCGGGCTGCGTGACTACGCGGTCGCGCTGGCGATCGTGGTGATGTTCACCGCGTTCATCCCGATGGTCGGTGGCCTGATCGGCTGCGTCATCATCACCGCGATCGGTTTCACCGACGGGCTCTGGGTCGGCATCGCCTGCCTGGCGTACGGCGTGATCTATCAGCAGGTCGAGAACTACGTGATCGCCCCGCGGATCATGCGCCGCGCGGTCGACATCCCCGGCGCGGTCACCGTGGTCGCGGCCCTGCTCGGCGGCGCCCTGCTCGGCGTGGTCGGCGCGCTGCTGGCGATCCCGAGCGCGGCCGCGCTGTTG